Sequence from the Pseudomonas frederiksbergensis genome:
ACCATCAGCTCCAGGCGCCCCGATGCCGGGAAAAACTGCTGTGGGACAAAACGGAACAGCACCACCGAGCCCAGGAACAACAGCACGGTCATTGCGATGACGGTCTTGCGCCGGCGCACGCACCATTCCACCAGTCGCCGCACACGCTGATAAAACGGCGTGCCGTAGGGATCAGGCTGGCCATCTACCGTGCCATGCTTGGCCGCATGAATCTTCGCCAGGTCCGGCAGGAATTTTTCCCCCAGGTACGGCACGAACACCACGGCAGCGACCCAGGACGCCAATAGCGCAAGGGTCACCACCTGGAAAATCGAACGGGTGTACTCGCCCGTGCCCGATTGGGCGGTGGCGATCGGCAGGAAACCCGCCGCAGTGATCAAGGTGCCGGTGAGCATCGGAAACGCCGTGCTGGTCCAGGCGTAGCTGGCCGCCCTGATCCGGTCGAAGCCCTGCTCCATCTTGATCGCCATCATCTCCACGGCGATGATCGCGTCGTCCACCAGCAACCCCAGCGCCAAGACCAGCGCGCCGAGGGAGATCTTGTGCAGGCCGATGCCCAGGTAATACATCGCCGCGAAGGTCATCGCCAGCACGAGCGGGATCGCCAGTGCCACCACCATTCCCGTGCGCAGCCCCAGGGAGAAGAAGCTCACCAGCAATACAATGGTCAGCGCTTCCACCAGCACTTGGACAAACTCACCGACGCCGGTCTTCACCGCCGCCGGTTGGTCCGAAACCTTGCGCAACTGCATCCCCGCCGGCAACGTGTTCTGGATCCGGGCGAACTCGACTTCCAGGGCCTTGCCCAGCACGAGGATGTCACCGCCCTCTTTCATCGCCACGGCCAGGCCGATGGCATCTTCACCCATGAAACGCATGCGCGGCGCCGGTGGATCGTTGAAGCCGCGACGCACCTCGGCCACATCGCCGATGCGGAAGGTGCGGTCGGCCACACGGATCGGAAAATCACGGATCTCTTCCACCGTCTGGAAATTCCCGGAAACCCGCAGCTGCAATCGCTCGCTGCCGGTCTCGAAGAAGCCGGCGGTGGACACCGCATTCTGCGCTTCCAGGGCTTGCTGGACAGCCGCGAGCGGCAGGCCGAGGGTCGCCAGTTTCACGTTCGACAATTCGACCCAGATCTTCTCGTCCTGCAGGCCGACCAGCTCGACCTTGCCCACATCCCTGACCCGCTGCAGCTGGATCTGGATGCGGTCGGCATAATCCTTGAGCACGCCGTAATCGAAACCGTCACCGGTGAGCGCGTAGATATTGCCGAACGTGGTGCCGAACTCGTCGTTGAAGAACGGCCCTTGGATACCGGGCGGCAATGTATGCCGGATGTCGCTGATTTTCTTGCGGATCTGGTACCACAGCTCGGGAATCTGCTTGGAATGCAGGGAGTCACGGGCCATGAACGTCACCTGGGATTCGCCTGGGCGCGAGAACGAGACGATTTTTTCGTAATCGCCGGTTTCCATCAGCTTCTTTTCAATGCGCTCGGTGACTTGGCGCGACACTTCCTCGGCCGTTGCGCCGGGCCAGATGGTACGAATGACCATGGCCTTGAACGTGAACGGTGGGTCTTCGCTCTGGCCAAGTTTGGTGTAGGAAAGCGCGCCGACGATTGCCAGCAACAGCATCAGGAACAGTACGATCTGGCGGTTGCGCAACGCCCATTCGGAAAGATTGAAACCCATCGGGGATTACTCCTTGGCCGCCAGGTTGACCACGCGGTTGGAGCGATCCACCGGCCGGACCTGCTGGCCGTCGAGGAGCACATGTACGCCAGCGGCCACCACCCAGTCGTTGGCACCCAGGCCTTCGAGCACCGGCACGGTTTTTTCACCGAAGGCACCGACGCGCACCGGGACTTTTTTCAAGGTGTTGTCGGGATTGACCACCCAGACGTAGGTCGCGCCGTTCTCAGCGGTAAGGGCCGACAGCGGCACTGACAGCGGGACCTTTTCGGCATTCTGGATAAACACCCGGGCGCTCTGGCCCAGCTCCGCCGGGACGCTGCCGGCGGTGAACGCAACACGCGCGGCGAAGGTGCGCGATTTCGGGTCCGCGGCCGGCGACAGTTCGCGGATACGCCCGCTGAAGCGCTGGTCAGGCTGGCTCCACAGTTCGACCGAAACCGGCTGGCCGATCTTGAAACGCCCGAAACTTTGCTCCGGCAGGCTGATCAATACTTCGCGCTCACCGTCGGTGGCCAGGGTGAAGACTGTTTGACCGGCCGACACGACTTGACCGACTTCCACCGAACGCCGGGCCACGACGCCATCCTGAGGGGCACGCAGTATGGAATAGCTGGCCTGGTTGCTGGCGACATCGAATTCAGCCTTGATCTGCTTGAGCCGCGCGGCACCGGAGCGATAGAGATTTTCGGCGTTGTCGTATTGGGAGCGGCTGACCATCTGCCGCTCCATCAAGGTCTTGTAGCGGTCGCGCTCGGCGCGCACCAGGCTCAGGTTGGCCTCGGCGGCCGCGACTTGGGCCCGGCTCGCTTCCAGTTGCAGGCGCACGTCTTCGGGATCGAGTTCAGCCAGGGGCTGGTTGGCCTTGACCCGCTGGCCCTCTTCGACCAGCCGTCGGCTGACTTTGCCACCAATGCGGAAGGCCAGATCCGGCTCGAATCGCGCCCGCACTTCACCGGGATAACTGTCCATCGCCTGGGCCGAAGGCTCGGGCTTGACCACCATGGCGGGGCGGACGGTGACGGCCACCGGCTCCTCGTGGCCACACGCAGACAATAAAAAGGCCAGGCTGACTGGCACGGCGAGGGGCAGGACATAGCGGAACATGGTGGATGACCTTTCGCTAATGATGCTTGGAATAATTATACTGGCGGGTATGTTATTAATAGCAAACTCACCAGTCCAGTATTAAAAGCGAATAATGTCGAACAATCCTCCCCCTCCCAGCGGCCCTGGCCGTCCGAAGGATCTGGCCAAGCGCCAGGCCATTCTCGATGCGGCGAAAAATCTATTCCTGAGCCTGGGTTACGCCAGTACCAGCATGGATGCCGTCGCGACCGAGGCCGGCGTGTCGAAGCTGACCGTCTATAGCCATTTCAACGATAAGGAAACGCTGTTTTCCGCCGCCGTGATTGCCAAGTGCGAGGAACAAGTGCCGCCGCTGTTCTTCGAATGGGCGGATGGCGTCCCGATCGAACACGTGTTGTTGAACATCGCCCGTGGCTTCAATCAACTGATCAACAGCGATGAGTCGGTGAACCTGCATCGGCTGATGGTGGCCCTGGGTAGCCAGGACCCGAAGCTCTCGACGATTTTCTACGAGGCCGGCCCGCAACGCATGCTCTCAGGCATGGAACGGTTGCTGAGCAAGGTCAACCAGAGCGGCGCCTTGAGCATCGATAAACCGCGAAATGCCGCCGAGCATTTTTTCTGCCTCATCAAGGGCGCGGCGAACTTCCGGTTGCTGTACGGCTGCGACGGGCCGCAGGACGCCGAAGCGGCCGAGGCTCACGTGCAGGAAGTGGTGGGGTTGTTCATGCGGGCATATCGGCCCTAGATTCCGGAGGCATCACCTGGGCTTTCTTCGTCGGATCGCGCCCGGAGCAGGCTCGATTCTCACGCCTTGAGCGCTTTCTTGGGATAGATATCGTACCGACTGGACTTGCCCTCCAGTCCATGGCTCGGCTTTGGCCCTTCGATGCATGGCGCCTTGCGCGGGCGCTTGACCACCACCCGGTGGGTCGCCAGTGCCAGCGCCGCAGCCAACAGCGCCGGTGCGTCATTGTCATCGCCCACCAGCGGCCGGAACAGGCGCATTTCCTTCTTCACCAGGGCGGTTTTCTCCCGATGAGGGAACATCGGATCCAGGTAGATCACCTGGGGCGGCTCGCCTTCCCAGTTGCGCATCAGCTCGATGGAATTGCCCTTGAACAAACGCATGCGTGCCACGATCGGCGCCACGTCGAAGTCCTCGGCGCCGCGCGCCAGGCCATCTTCCAGCAAAGCGCCGATCAGCGGCTGGCGCTCGATCAGGCTCATTTCGCAGCCCAGGCTCGCCAGCACAAACGCGTCCTTGCCCAGCCCCGCCGTGGCGTCGAGCACTCGAGGACGCACGCCTTGGGCGACACCGACGGCCTTGGCGATCATCTGGCCGCTACCGCCGCCATACAAGCGCCGATGGGCCGCGCCACCCTCGACGAAATCCACCCGCACCGGGCCCGGCGCGTCCGGCCCCAGTTGCTGCAGTTGCAACCCCTGCTCGCCGACCTGCAAGGCAAACTCGCCGTCGTCCATTTGCAAAGGCAGGCCAAGCCGCTCGGCCCACTGTTCGGCCTGCGTTTGGAAGGCCGGGGCCAGGGCCTCGACATGGATGCGGCAGGTCGCAGGTTGCTCAATCATGAAAACACGCCCAAAAAATTAAGGATCGGCAAAATCGGCCGATAACAACGGTGAACGGCATTTTGCCAGAGCTGAGCGTCGACCGAGAAAAATGTCTGACATTCAATCCACATCGATAGGCGTTATCTCCCCTTACGGCGATTACAGCCTGCGTAACACCCAAGCGCTGAGCGGCGTCAGTCACCTGTGGCAGGATTTCTTTGCCCGGGCCCTGGCCGATCAACTGGGTGAAAACGCACCGGCGCCTGGCAGCTACCAGCCCGTCGCCCTCGATGAAGCGGTTGAACCGACCCTCGGCGCCGAATTGCTGGACCACATCGTCAGCCAGCGCACCTGCGACGTGACTGAAACCCAGGTCAAGCCACCAGAGCCATTGTTCCTGCCAATTGCCGAATTCGAACTCGACTTGCTGGACAAGCCGTTCCCACCCTTCCCGCCGGAAGAAATCGTCGCCCAGCAAAAACAGCAAACCTTCGAGAGCAACTGGGTTCGCCCGATCGTTCTCACCGCCGGCCAACCATTGCCAGAACCAGGCCCGGCGCCACAACCGCGTCCGTTGCACCTGCCGATTGCCGAATTCGAACTCGACTTGCTGGACAAACCCTTCCCGCCGTTCCCGGAAGAGGAGTTGGTGGCACAGCAGAAACAACTCGATTTCGATACCCGTTGGGCACGTCCGATCGTGCTGCAGAACCTGCGTATCGCCGCCTGACTCTTACCGACAGATCCACCACGGCCCCACATCCAGATGGAAATGGTTTCGGTGCGCTTCGTTGTAGTCCGGGCTCAACACCACACTGAACATGTCACAGGCACCGTCCCGCACCTGCCGCAGGAACTGCGCGTTGGTGTTGTCCTTCGGCCAGTCCTTGAGCACGCTGATCGCCCGCCCATCGGCCAGGCGAAACCCGGCGATGTCGAGCGCGCTGGCGGTAGCATGCTGACTGCGCGACCCGCTTTCACGACCGTACATGTTGCGACAGGCAAAGCTGCCCAAATGATCGACCCGCGTGACTTTCTGCCCATAGACCGCCGTTGCCGCCGGTTGCAGCGCATGGCGCTCGAACAACGCGAAAGCCACGGCCAGCGGGCAACTGGCGAGGAAACTGCTGCTCAGCGCCACCTCGCCGCCCTGCACCCGCAACACGTTGGTCAATGGACACGTCGTGTTGGCCCCGCTGTCCGCCTGGCGAGCGGTGCGAAGCCCGGACGTGGCGAGCGCCTGGTCACACAGTTGCGGGTCGTTGCGCAGGGCCATCAGCTTGTAGCGGGTCAGCAGATTCGGCGGAGCGTTGATGTCCAAAGGCGCCCAGGGATTCCATTGCGGCGACACCGACAACCAGCCACGCCAGACGCCAAGCACTGCGCCGCCAACGATCAGCGCCAAAATAACCAAACCTTTGAAAAACCGCACGACAACGCCTCGGGCATCAGCCCTTGAATAATTGATTGGCCTGGTTGAACGGCATCGAACGACGGGTAAAAGTGAACGTCCCCTGCTGCTGGATTTCTTCGGCGGCCCGGAAGAATTCGCCATAGGCCGCCAATGCCAGCGCCGATCCGACGCTGATGCGCTTGACACCCAGTTCGCTCAACTGCGCCACGGTGAGGTCCAGCGCGCCG
This genomic interval carries:
- a CDS encoding efflux RND transporter permease subunit translates to MGFNLSEWALRNRQIVLFLMLLLAIVGALSYTKLGQSEDPPFTFKAMVIRTIWPGATAEEVSRQVTERIEKKLMETGDYEKIVSFSRPGESQVTFMARDSLHSKQIPELWYQIRKKISDIRHTLPPGIQGPFFNDEFGTTFGNIYALTGDGFDYGVLKDYADRIQIQLQRVRDVGKVELVGLQDEKIWVELSNVKLATLGLPLAAVQQALEAQNAVSTAGFFETGSERLQLRVSGNFQTVEEIRDFPIRVADRTFRIGDVAEVRRGFNDPPAPRMRFMGEDAIGLAVAMKEGGDILVLGKALEVEFARIQNTLPAGMQLRKVSDQPAAVKTGVGEFVQVLVEALTIVLLVSFFSLGLRTGMVVALAIPLVLAMTFAAMYYLGIGLHKISLGALVLALGLLVDDAIIAVEMMAIKMEQGFDRIRAASYAWTSTAFPMLTGTLITAAGFLPIATAQSGTGEYTRSIFQVVTLALLASWVAAVVFVPYLGEKFLPDLAKIHAAKHGTVDGQPDPYGTPFYQRVRRLVEWCVRRRKTVIAMTVLLFLGSVVLFRFVPQQFFPASGRLELMVDLKLAEGASLVNTAEQVKRLEALLKDHAGIDNYVAYVGTGSPRFYLPLDQQLPAPSFAQFVVLAKTIEDREPMRSWLISTLNEQFPTLRSRVTRLENGPPVGYPVQFRVTGEHIEEVRALARKVATKVRENPYVVNVHLDWEEPSKVVYLNIDQDRARALGVTTANLSSFLQSSLTGSSVSQYREDNELIEILLRGTVHERTELSLLPSLAVPTDNGQSVALSQIATLEYGFEEGVIWHRNRLPSVTVRADIYGKEQPATLVQQIFPTLDPIQAELPDGYLLEVGGTVEDSARGQKSVNAGVPLFIVVVVTLLMLQLRSFSRTAMVFLTAPLGLIGVTLFLLVFRQPFGFVAMLGTIALSGMIMRNSVILVDQIEQDIKAGLAPWQAIIEATVRRFRPIVLTALAAVLAMIPLSRSLFFGPMAVAIMGGLIVATALTLLFLPALYAAWFRVKKT
- a CDS encoding efflux RND transporter periplasmic adaptor subunit — translated: MFRYVLPLAVPVSLAFLLSACGHEEPVAVTVRPAMVVKPEPSAQAMDSYPGEVRARFEPDLAFRIGGKVSRRLVEEGQRVKANQPLAELDPEDVRLQLEASRAQVAAAEANLSLVRAERDRYKTLMERQMVSRSQYDNAENLYRSGAARLKQIKAEFDVASNQASYSILRAPQDGVVARRSVEVGQVVSAGQTVFTLATDGEREVLISLPEQSFGRFKIGQPVSVELWSQPDQRFSGRIRELSPAADPKSRTFAARVAFTAGSVPAELGQSARVFIQNAEKVPLSVPLSALTAENGATYVWVVNPDNTLKKVPVRVGAFGEKTVPVLEGLGANDWVVAAGVHVLLDGQQVRPVDRSNRVVNLAAKE
- a CDS encoding TetR/AcrR family transcriptional regulator; protein product: MSNNPPPPSGPGRPKDLAKRQAILDAAKNLFLSLGYASTSMDAVATEAGVSKLTVYSHFNDKETLFSAAVIAKCEEQVPPLFFEWADGVPIEHVLLNIARGFNQLINSDESVNLHRLMVALGSQDPKLSTIFYEAGPQRMLSGMERLLSKVNQSGALSIDKPRNAAEHFFCLIKGAANFRLLYGCDGPQDAEAAEAHVQEVVGLFMRAYRP
- a CDS encoding class I SAM-dependent methyltransferase → MIEQPATCRIHVEALAPAFQTQAEQWAERLGLPLQMDDGEFALQVGEQGLQLQQLGPDAPGPVRVDFVEGGAAHRRLYGGGSGQMIAKAVGVAQGVRPRVLDATAGLGKDAFVLASLGCEMSLIERQPLIGALLEDGLARGAEDFDVAPIVARMRLFKGNSIELMRNWEGEPPQVIYLDPMFPHREKTALVKKEMRLFRPLVGDDNDAPALLAAALALATHRVVVKRPRKAPCIEGPKPSHGLEGKSSRYDIYPKKALKA
- a CDS encoding extensin family protein — its product is MRFFKGLVILALIVGGAVLGVWRGWLSVSPQWNPWAPLDINAPPNLLTRYKLMALRNDPQLCDQALATSGLRTARQADSGANTTCPLTNVLRVQGGEVALSSSFLASCPLAVAFALFERHALQPAATAVYGQKVTRVDHLGSFACRNMYGRESGSRSQHATASALDIAGFRLADGRAISVLKDWPKDNTNAQFLRQVRDGACDMFSVVLSPDYNEAHRNHFHLDVGPWWICR